The DNA window TTCATTGAGACACTGGCTCACCTAACCCGGTATTAAGGTGGCATGGGAAGGGAAACCAGCCCCTCATCCCAGAATCTAATTTTAAGTTGTGCCTGTAGAGAGACCCAAGAATTTCTACATAACTAACAAAGTGTGAAGATGACTGCATAGACGACATTTTCTCAGCCTTCACTTCTGAGAGGTAAGAGTAGTAGCAATGCTAAGGTATAGAAGCATGACACTTTCTCACCTGTGAGTGCTTTTCTGAGACTATCACACAAGACTAATGCCTTGGCCTCCTCGCGATCCTAGGTGCCGTAAGGATgcctttgatttttctttggcATTCACTTTGACCTTGTCAGCCTATAAATCTGTACTGTGCACTTCATAAACAACTTTATGGTCTCATTTACTACATAAAAGCTTCTGAGATAAACATAAGCATACTAAAACATTTTACTCAATCATTAAGTGATATGAACCATATAACTTAAGTCACCAAAATCATAGGTAGCTATTGTTCAGTTACTTAACTCTTGTGTGCCCATGCCCTTTTTCTCTGCTCAAACTTACTCTTTTTGGGTGTGTGCTACCATCCTTTTCTTAATAGCTGTGACCCTCTTAATTCCTGTATTTAAATCTACATTAAAAccttttgttttcaatttcttttttctttttttgaagacAGAGACTCCCTGtacagcccaggttggcctaaaCCTTATTCTGTAGTCCAGACTTCCCTCAGTCTcagtaatccttctgcctctgtctcctgaatgctggtattATAGGAATGTCCAGCCTTGTCTGGGCTACACATACATGTGTTAGCACATAAACAGACATACTCAGAATAAAACAAAggactcagaaaaaaacccacataattTCCCACAGATATTTCAAaagattatctttatttttatttatgtatctgtggaggccagaggaaggtatCAGATCTTGAGAACAGCATGTGCTTTTAAATgctaagtcatctctctagccccagttaTCTTATTTTTTTACTCTGGAGGTAAAAAAGCCTCTTCGACAAatagaacaggaaaactaaatAGCCACATGTAAAAGAATGACAGTAAATTCCTGTTTGTCACATGTATAAAATTCAGTTCAAAATGGATCAATGATTGAATATAAGGGCTGAAATTCTAAAGCTGTTAAAAGGAAAATTTAGGGGAACTGCTTCAAGATCTAGGTACAGGGAAGGACTCTCTGAAAAGGACATCAATAAGCCAGGAAATAAGCCCAGATGACAAATGTGATCAATACAATCAAAAAGTTTCTACAATCTAAGCTGACACACCTTTACATCCATGGATCtcaacgagttcaaggccagtttgatcTACCAAAACTATTTAGtgggactttgtctcaaaaaaacaaacaataaataggcCACTGACCCAAACAGACAGTAAACTGAGTGGAAAGCATAATCCATAGACTCAACCGAGAATAAAATATATCAGTGGGTGAAAAACAATGTTGATAAAACACTGCATTCAATATCAACAAGGAGGCAGGCAgctgtggcgcacacctttaatcccagcacttgaaggtagaggcaggtagacctccctgagtttgaggccagccgggtctacagtgagagttccaggacagccaaaggtacacaatgaaaccctatcttaaaaaaaaggaaaaaaattacaagaaaaaagtaaataatgagCATGACCACAAGGCTTAAGCATTCTCTGCTATAACCAAGAGAGCTAAAGAACGGCCAACCAGTGTTCCATCTAGCaacattgtctttaaaaaaactaCACAGAGGGCCagccagatggctcagctggtagaagAGCTTGCTGCTACAAGCCTGCTAACCcgggttcaatcctcagaacacAAATGGTGCAGGGAAAGGAccgactcccacaagctgtcctctgacttcaaaCACACACCATGGTATGTGTACTAATATACACAAAGCTTACAAGGCTGAAAATAACTAAggaaataaattgtttttaaaaagaactctgagggctggagagatggctcggaggttaagagcactggctgctcttccagaggtcctgagttcaattcccagcaaccacatggtggctcacacggCCTTCAGGcatgtatgcataataaatatgtatacataaataataaataaataaaccttaaaaaaaaaaaactatgagagAATACATTGGCAGATGTGACCCTCCATGAAAgttaaatatttgaaaactgaaaaatgcCATAAGAAAGATTAGCAAAGCAAGTGACCTGGAAGATTGCTCTACAGAGTTGGATAGAGCAATTGTGAATTAAGAAGAAAATCATCACAATTATTATTCATCTTTTCATCATTGAGGATGGAACCCAAGACTTCACTCATGTTAAGCTcatgctctatcactgagctacacccccttTTGTTTAAGCACATAAAAACTATTTGAAGTTGGTTCCTATGAAAGGAGTAAGAAGGAGTtggcaagacagctcagcagtgtgTTGCCTGGCCTGAACACCTGAATTGGGTTCCTAAGACTCACATGGCAGAAACACAGTAAGCTACTGAATCCATATATAGTTCTGCCACCTCATCAAAATATTCCTAAGAATACTTTTAAGTGTGTTAAAACTATCTTTGATAAAACTGGTCTCTGGACCAGCCCTAAATTCCTGTACAATGGGACTCTGAGCAAAAGGTTAACTGCCTGACCCTTATACCTGTCATCTTTCCGCTTCTGTAAACAATGCTTGCTTTCTGTGTATGTcacaattgctttttttttcccccttaaaagCTCAAACCAACTAGAGGTCTGGGCTGCTTCCCAATAATCTGCTTGGGGGAGTCCTGCCTGAGGTTAGCAGAGTCTGTTCAACTTATTCAGGTCTTTGGGAGTTCTCTTCAGGCAATCCATAAAAAGACAGAAggggacatggtggtgcacacctggaatcccagcactcagagaggcagagcctgtctacaaatcgagtccaggacagccaaggctacacaaagaaactcgcataaaaatacaaaacaaataaaaacctgagcttaatcttaaaaaaaaaaaaaaaaaagacagaaggacccttacaagttatcttctgacctccttatctccacacacccacatacatatatgtaataaaaagACTAAAACACAAACTAACATTTGAAAGAATACTCAATCATACTGGTAATATGGAAGTTTAAAGCAAGCAGTAAGATGACTTTTCTTCCATGAGATTCAGCAAACTGTCAATGTGATTCTAATAGGTGGTTATAAGACAGCAGTCAGCTCTCATGTCAAGTCACTGGAATTGAGAGGTAATATTTCTTAGAGGACAACCACCAGAACCTAACAACATGCTACCATGTCTAAGCCTTTGAGTCAGCTTCCTCATGCACAAATCTATTCCATAGAAAATTTTTAGCATATGCTCAAAGATGGTCACTGAAGCTTTTTGGTTTTGGATCAGCAGAAAAATTTGCAACTTTCTAAAAGAACTGTTATCCAGCAGCAAAAAGGTTAAAGTGTTCCTGAGCAACCACTGAAATGAGTAAATGTACAGGTGGTTACAGGCAAAAAAAGTCTTAACCTGAGTGTTAGGCTTTATGAGTCAAGATACCTGCATCCGATGTTATTTTAAACGACTGCAAATTATATGTATTTgagtaataattttaattaagaaaaaagaaaagtttggaaaagcaaaacaaactgcTCTTTTCCTTTGTGAAGGGTagttctcagggaaaaaaaagccaCACACCCGCACTCACACCCCTCCTGAGTTCAAAATTCTACAGGGTGATTGATTCAGCTGTGACAGTAGACCTGGAATGCTGCAGGCCTGGAGCCAAATGATCTTAGACTATCCTCAGCCTCCTCAGCCATTCATTGCCCACTTCTCTATTTAGCCTAGCAACTATCCTTGTGACTATCCTTCCAGAATGTACAAACAGAACTCTGGTTTGCACCAATCCCGAAGACcaagaatgtcatcagataaAATCAAGGACTGATAGCCAGAGACATCCTGTAAAAGGCCTACCTGATGTTATCAATGTATGCTCGAAGTGTCTTATCGAAATTGTTACCATATAAAAGTCATTAAAACTCTTACTATGTTGAATGTGGTTTGGGGCAGTATGAATCATGTTCTTGGGTCATGGTCATTCCTGCTTGACTCCAGAATATAAACTCTATTCCCTTTGAAGTGAAATGGGTTTTTTTCATCCTTCAGGAAGGAGAGGGGCGACAGCGAGCTTACTTTTCAGTATTCACTGTTAAAAACAGCAAAAACCTGAAACACATTCCATTCTGTTCAATTAAGAAACTTTATCAGAGCAAAGCCGTGAGAACATTTTTCAAACACAGCTGAAATGGACTCCAACTCGGTATACTCTAGCAGCTTCTCAGTCACAAAAAATGGCAACGTTATTTCCTTGGTACTTTTCCAGTTACGTCCTTTACACTGCAATTAAGAATTCAAAATGTCTCTCCTTTATGGAATATTACTACCTCAACTACCTTCTAGACAAGAACTCAAAGCCTGGCTGGCCAAGAATTTCAGCAGTCTCCCAAACTGTCAAGATACCGTTCCCTTTAAATTCTCTAGGACTATTACAGCAGTATGCTCTTTGTAACTGGTCagtttccttaaaaaaacaaacaaaaaaatccaccacgcataaacacagaaataaaaatcttttacaCCCTGGGATTGGCAGGAAGCAGTTAAGGGGCGTAAAAAACGAGAGAGTGAAGCAGCCGGCGTGGTATTTTAGGATGACCCCCTGCCAGCCAGCACTGCCGGGCGCGGACGGCGCGTCAAAGGTGGCATGACTCTGCACAACGACAAGGCCTGACCCTTTTCCGGGGACCAAACAACGTAAGAGGCCCAGCCGGGGCCCTCGGAGGGAAACAAAGAGAGTGACATCGGGCCGGATCTGAGCCATTAAACCGGCCACCGAGTCGCTAGCGCCCGAACTGGCGGGACGCGCAGGCCCCGGGCTCATCCCCGCTGTCACCGCCGCGTTCAGCCCACGGCCTCCCTCCCCGGCGGAAGACGCGCGCGGCTTGACGCATGTCCCCCGGCGGCGGCCGCCTCCATTTTGTCCTGGGTCTCCTCCGCGGGAGCGGCCTGCGCTATTTTTAACCTCCGACATGTGAAgccgggagggggaggggcgtgGGTATGCCCGGCGCCGGGAGGGAGGCTGCCGGGAGGACCGAGCGTGGAGAAGCGGGAGGCGGCCAAGGTCACCGAAGCCAGGACAAAGGACACGTAGGGGACGAGGCCCGCGGAAACAGCGCCAGGCGACTTCCGGCCGTCACACCCGGAGGACAAAGCTGCGGCGGGCGCGCGGCCCCGGCCCCGCCCTCGGCGCGCGGCCGGCGCCCGCACGGGGGCGCGCACGACGGTTGGAAATGGCGGTTAGGGGGAGGCGGGGCCGGGGGAGGCCAGGTTCCTCGGCTCTCCCCGCCTCAGGCCACCCCGCCTGCGAGACCGGAGCCGGTGACGCTCCTCTAGGCGGCCTCCTCTCGCGACCCGTTCCTGATGGCCGGTTGCGGGGCTGGAGAAACAGTGGGTCGGGCCCCACGGAACAAAAGAGGGGGCAACCGCGGGCATCGGCGCGGCCACAGGAACGCTCCCTAAGatggccgccgccgccgcgcgggCCTGGGGGCGGAGCCAGCGCCGCTGCCGTCGCGGGCCGGGCCGCGCCGGGCGGACGACTGGCCCCCATGGCTGCCGCGCCAGAGCCGCACGAGCCGGAGAAAAAGGTAATGCTCGCAATGGAGCGCGCGGGGGAGGGCGACCCGGCTCCCTAGCTCTATCCCCACGGCCACGAGGTAGCCCAGCGGTCTCGTCCTCATATCCCGGATGTGTCCAAATTGCCATTGACTGGAACTAGCAAGGACAGACGCAGGATCAGAAAGAAAACGCCGACGGCATTGCGCTTGGGTAGAACGGCTAAGAGGGGTCAGGAGAAATCTCTCGTGGTGGCCTATGCCAGGAACCTCAGCACTTTTAAGGCCGAGGCAGAGGCAGCATGAGTTCTGAGCCAGCTATTGTCAGTCTCCATTCCAGACACACGGGTGCACACTCACGTGGTAAGGAAGATTCGCTAGTCCTTTGGGTTCTATTATCAGAAGGGACAAAGTCCTTGCTCTTCATGAAGCCGACATAGTGGGGTAACTGAACACTCGAATTTCATTCATTAAGCAGCCGGGAGAAAACTGCCGCGTTACTTTAATAAAATGATTACTAGCAGGTGTGCCCAGAGTCCATGGCAGAGAATATGGGGCCTTTGTAGCATTAGTTCGGAGCGCATATTATtccaagtaaaatttaaaaaaccatgATGTCATCAGATGCATTTTTACGAATTAAACAGAATTAAGACACCACTGATCAAATGAAAACTTGTTAGCACTACAGTAAAGGTCAGGCGTAGTGGTTTGCTGCAAGGTATTGCTGTAATAAATGCACGTGTATTTGACTCGGGTTCTGGTCTGGAAAATGGTTGAGAGGAAAGGCTAGTAAGATTAGATTTGGGCTGGGTAGGTGGGGTGTCCAACACCGTTAGTACCAGCACAGAGACAGGTATGGATCTGAATTGGAGGCCAGTTTGGCCTACAGAGTTCTAcgacagccagggccacaaaccaaccctgtcttgagaaaacggAGTAAGATTTGGAAGTTGAAAAACTATCAGCTTTACAAAATGAGTAAGCAGATGACAATTCTCACAAATATGGAATCATTTAAGTGGTATTTAACTGATAAAACTTGAGCCAAAGGAAGACAACTAAATCCAATAAAAGGAGGGCGCTTCTGATTTTTAACAAAGCTGCCAGATCGCTAGGCCTCGGGACAGGTCATTACTGTTAAATTGCTCCCAACTCATGTGCCCCATTGCTGAGATTCCCAGTGAGATGAATTCTATTGTTTACCTTGGCATtccctgccatgtgggtgctgactGCTTAAGTGATTACAAAGAATGGGAGTTCATTAGTAACCAGAAAAGTTGTGGTTTGCATGGGGATATTCTGACTTTAGGGATACTAAGCCAGCTCAGGGGTAAAGGTGACTATCATTTTGTGTTCAATCTCTAGCACAACAGCCATCAAGcggtcttctgacctctacaggctCCCACATAAATGTTTTAGAACTTAGTCCTTCAGTTGGGAGACCTCTGCAAGCACAAAACCGGCTTTTTGTGAATGCTGATTGGTGACTCAACATGACCAGTTCAATTTGTAAAGACAAAAGGTACTGCTTCCCGAATGTCAACTGAAGCAGCCTTGATGTTTCCCTAATAGGCTCGAAGTTCCATCTTTGCCTTGTATTAAATGTCCACAGGGCTGGGATGACTGggccctctacaagagcagccaacaGTTGAGCCAGCCCAAGCATATTTTAACTGCAGAGTCCTCATAGTCTTAACTTGTGTTCATTTCCCACCATTCACAAGGAGCCCAACCAGAGGTCTGAATTGGCAAGGGTGTAGGTGCTGCATATTTTCACTGTTGCCTTCAGCACTCAGTGTGCATTTCATCATTCACTGGCATCACTACATCAAGTCCTTCCAACTACAGCAAGCCATTTACAGGGCAGAGAATTCCCCCAATTCAACTATTTCATGTGATCTTGGCGGTGAGCAGGAGTTTCCATGGGAAGGTCTGCAACAGCCCGCCCTGTATGAGGTGTGTTGATACAAACAAGACAAACAAGTCATCTGGGAGAGCACAATTTTACTTTAGTAAGAAACAGGTTGTCACATTTTTTTATCTTCAAGCAGATCCTTGAGCCAAAGAAGGAAAAGTTGCAGCTCTTACAGGCTCTGCCTCGCTCTTTTTACTCCAATTCCCCACCCTCATCACGCTTTTCACTTCCAGTGTAAGATGCCATCTCTTATGCAATCATCCTCTAGCTGCATAGAGTGGCATTGTAGAAAACATTTAagttttccagtgctgggatccaaCACAAGGTGGCTAAGTTACCAAGTTGCAGTCTTGCTTCTCAGACTTTTCATCCTGGAGCACAGACTGACCTCCTCCAATTCACAGCTATCTTCTGGCTGCAGTTTCCTGATTGCAGGCATTATAATcaaaccaccatgtctggctaagATTTATATTAACAGAATGTCAAACTTAACATCTGTTTGGACTCCCACCCCCAAGCCAGTGTTGAGCGACAGGTGTCCTATAAGACTATGAAAGCTGTTTGGTCACTTTATCCTACAGGTCATTTCAAGTGCAACCCTTTGACTTATTGTATTTAATAAAAGTCACAGCTGGAGTAGATTCCCAAAATAGTGGAATAGAACACCCATTTAGTACTAAGTACTAAGTCAGCCGTCTAATAAATGGTTATGTTTATAGTGCTATTTTAATTCAAAATTGAATGGAAATGTAAGTTATTTCTCTTGTTCAATTCgggctttttttcccccattttatcCTAGCCCTTTAAGCTCCTGGGCATTTTAGATGTTGAGAATATTCCATGTGCACGAGAATCTGTGCTATATGGCTCATTAGGGTCTGTTGTGGCTGGACTTGGACACTTCTTGGTGACCAGTAagtatttctttttaagtattaAAACATTTCTATTGTGACACATTTTCTGCAGAACATAATTATGCTGACTGGCCATCCTTGTCATTGACAGGTAGAATTAGAAGATCATGTGATGTTGGCGTAGGAGGCTTTATCCTGGTGACTTTAGGATGCTGGTATGTTAACTGGGTATTCCAGGCAAGTCAGGATAAGGAACAGCATTCAGAGACATGAACTAACAATCACTTTTTAAAGGACGGATGGTGAAGTGGTACATACTcgacacagggtctctctgtggacTAGGCCGGCATCTGCCTAGTGAGTGTTGGAATTAATAGTATAAAccaccagtttttgtttttgctggcaATCTGCCCTGTGGCAAGGCATAACATACACTATCATCCATTGAATGTTTTAACAGATGAGTACAATTCCATTTTGAGTAAGTAAAGTGAAACAGATCCAGATTCCTACAATATTGTTTTACAACAAGCACATTAATCTAAGGTGACAGAAATTTACATTTTATGCAGTTACTTAATTTGTATTCTGGTAGAACACCTTTAAATCTGTTTTGGGGTAGTCATTTTTATGTTAGAAATCTGTAATTGAAACCCCTTAGGTTGTTCAGAAAGGAACTAGTCATTATTCatatttttcatattctttctttcaaGGTGCCATTGTAGGTATAATTTTGCTAAGCAAAGAATCCAGGAAAGAATTGCCAGAGaaggaattaaaaataagattttatatgaaagcaCCCACCTTGATcctgaaagaaaaatcaagagtAACAGCGGCTGAACAATCTTGAGCTTTAAACTCAAGCAGAACTACTCCTTGGGAATCAACCACAAATGAATGCTGTACAATAATTTAAAAACGCTCTCAATAAAGTTTCTGGACTGTATGTCTTACACAAAAACCTTTTGTTCTTTACTGCCAGTACAGTATGTTTATTATACATCATAGAACTGCCATGCCAAAAACCATGGAGTAA is part of the Meriones unguiculatus strain TT.TT164.6M chromosome 11, Bangor_MerUng_6.1, whole genome shotgun sequence genome and encodes:
- the LOC110552492 gene encoding cytochrome c oxidase assembly protein COX20, mitochondrial, with the translated sequence MAVRGRRGRGRPGSSALPASGHPACETGAGDAPLGGLLSRPVPDGRLRGWRNSGSGPTEQKRGQPRASARPQERSLRWPPPPRGPGGGASAAAVAGRAAPGGRLAPMAAAPEPHEPEKKPFKLLGILDVENIPCARESVLYGSLGSVVAGLGHFLVTSRIRRSCDVGVGGFILVTLGCWCHCRYNFAKQRIQERIAREGIKNKILYESTHLDPERKIKSNSG